From the Cupriavidus necator N-1 genome, one window contains:
- the badI gene encoding 2-ketocyclohexanecarboxyl-CoA hydrolase produces the protein MQYEDILYEVRNGAAWITINRPEKMNAFRGRTCDELIHAINRAGYDREIGAIVLAGAGDKAFSTGGDQSAHEGQYDGRGTIGLPMEELHNAIRDVPKPVIARVQGFAIGGGNVLCTICDFTIASEKAVFGQVGPKVGSVDPGYGTAFLARVVGEKKAREIWYLCRRYPAAEALAMGLVNAVVPHDQLDAEVQKWCDEILDKSPTAIAIAKRSFNMDTAHQGGIAGMGMYALKLYYDTEESREGVKAFQEKRKPDFRKYAR, from the coding sequence ATGCAATACGAAGACATCCTGTACGAAGTGCGCAACGGCGCCGCCTGGATCACCATCAACCGCCCGGAAAAGATGAACGCCTTCCGCGGCCGCACCTGCGACGAGCTGATCCACGCCATCAACCGCGCCGGCTACGACCGCGAGATCGGTGCCATCGTGCTGGCGGGTGCCGGCGACAAGGCGTTCAGCACCGGCGGCGACCAGTCCGCGCATGAAGGGCAGTACGACGGCCGCGGCACCATCGGCTTGCCGATGGAAGAACTGCACAACGCCATCCGCGACGTGCCCAAGCCGGTGATCGCGCGGGTGCAGGGCTTTGCCATCGGCGGCGGCAACGTGCTGTGCACGATCTGCGATTTCACCATCGCCTCTGAAAAGGCCGTGTTCGGTCAGGTAGGGCCAAAGGTGGGCTCGGTCGACCCGGGCTATGGCACGGCCTTCCTGGCGCGCGTGGTCGGTGAAAAAAAGGCGCGCGAGATCTGGTACCTGTGCCGTCGCTACCCGGCCGCCGAGGCACTGGCGATGGGGCTGGTGAACGCCGTGGTGCCGCATGACCAGCTCGACGCCGAAGTGCAGAAGTGGTGCGACGAGATCCTGGACAAGAGCCCGACCGCCATCGCCATCGCCAAGCGCTCGTTCAACATGGACACCGCGCATCAGGGTGGTATCGCCGGCATGGGCATGTACGCGCTCAAGCTCTACTACGACACCGAGGAATCGCGCGAGGGCGTGAAGGCCTTCCAGGAAAAGCGCAAGCCCGACTTCCGCAAGTACGCCAGATAA
- the badH gene encoding 2-hydroxycyclohexanecarboxyl-CoA dehydrogenase yields the protein MQGLEGKTVIVTGGGGGIGGATCLRFARAGAVVGVLDLNPEAAERVAGQIREAGGRALALRCDITERASVDAAVAAVEQGLGPVDVLVNNAGWDVFKPFIKTEPAQWERLIAINLTGALHMHHAVLPGMIERKRGRIINIASDAARVGSSGEAVYAACKGGLVSFSKTIAREHARHGITVNVVCPGPTETALFEDYKQGAGNPEKLVEAFTRSIPLGRIGQPDDLPGAVLFFASDDAGFITGQVLSVSGGLTMNG from the coding sequence GTGCAAGGACTTGAAGGCAAGACGGTCATCGTGACCGGTGGTGGCGGAGGTATCGGCGGCGCAACCTGTTTGCGCTTTGCGCGCGCCGGGGCGGTGGTGGGCGTGCTCGACCTGAACCCGGAAGCGGCCGAGCGCGTCGCCGGCCAGATCCGAGAGGCTGGCGGGCGCGCGCTGGCCCTTCGCTGCGATATCACCGAGCGCGCCAGCGTGGATGCCGCGGTGGCGGCGGTGGAGCAGGGCCTGGGCCCGGTGGACGTGCTGGTCAACAACGCCGGCTGGGATGTGTTCAAGCCGTTCATCAAGACCGAGCCCGCGCAATGGGAGCGGCTGATCGCCATCAACCTGACCGGCGCGCTGCACATGCACCACGCGGTGCTGCCCGGCATGATCGAGCGCAAGCGCGGCCGCATCATCAATATCGCCTCCGACGCCGCGCGCGTGGGTTCGTCCGGCGAAGCGGTCTATGCCGCGTGCAAGGGCGGGCTGGTGTCGTTCTCCAAGACGATTGCCCGCGAACACGCTCGCCACGGCATCACCGTCAACGTGGTGTGCCCGGGGCCGACCGAGACCGCGCTGTTCGAAGACTACAAGCAGGGCGCGGGCAACCCCGAGAAGCTGGTCGAGGCCTTTACCCGCTCGATCCCGCTGGGCCGCATCGGCCAGCCCGACGACCTGCCCGGCGCGGTGCTGTTCTTTGCCAGCGACGACGCCGGCTTTATCACCGGCCAGGTGCTGAGCGTGTCGGGCGGCCTGACCATGAACGGCTGA
- a CDS encoding MarR family winged helix-turn-helix transcriptional regulator encodes MVNPESGADFSTNARMELANRLFFRLYQCANMLHKTGSRAVEAEGLTTQQWAVLGALSRPEAADGMSVGDLARYLMVSRQNLSGLVSRMERDGHVTLAPDGRDRRSRLIRMSEPGREVWLHQAQPKIRAYYEQALTGFSTNDLTHTLHYLLKLLDNMRALDTPDSADGGSPQD; translated from the coding sequence ATGGTTAACCCGGAATCAGGGGCAGATTTCTCGACAAACGCACGCATGGAACTGGCCAACCGGCTTTTCTTCCGGCTGTACCAATGCGCAAATATGTTGCATAAAACGGGATCGCGAGCCGTCGAGGCAGAGGGCCTGACGACGCAGCAGTGGGCCGTGCTCGGCGCGTTGTCGCGCCCGGAAGCCGCTGATGGCATGAGCGTGGGCGACCTGGCCCGCTACCTGATGGTGAGCCGGCAGAACCTGTCAGGACTGGTCAGCCGGATGGAACGCGACGGCCACGTCACGCTGGCCCCGGACGGCCGCGACCGCCGCTCACGGTTGATCCGGATGAGCGAGCCGGGACGGGAGGTCTGGCTGCACCAGGCGCAGCCGAAGATCCGGGCTTATTACGAGCAGGCGCTGACGGGGTTTTCTACCAATGACCTGACGCACACACTGCATTACCTGCTCAAGTTGCTGGATAACATGCGCGCGCTTGACACGCCCGACAGCGCGGACGGTGGCAGTCCACAGGACTGA
- the aliA gene encoding cyclohexanecarboxylate-CoA ligase, whose translation MDFDAVLIAPRRAASVAAGHWHDRTVNDYLAACVSGRPDAPALTAVSLDSGTVARFTWSELDRMADRVAVGLSRLGVGAQDVVSCQLPNGWHLTVLYLACARLGAVLNPLMPIFRERELSFMLAHAQSKVMVVPQGFRGFGHAQMVQGLRDVLPALRHVVVTGGAGADSFDALLSGPRWEDEPDAPDILLRGRPGADDVTQLIYTSGTTGEPKGVMHSANTLFSNIVAYADRLRLTVDDVVLMASPMAHQTGFMYGLMMPVMLGAHAVLQDIWDPARAAALIREEGVTFTMGSTPFLTDLARVVSESGTPVPSLRTFLCAGAPIPGALVESARLALGATIVSAWGMSENGAVTTTLPDDPDARASTTDGRPLPGVEVRVVDGADADVPTGETGRLLVRACSNFGGYLKRPHLNSTDADGWFDTGDLARLDAHGYLRIAGRSKDVIIRGGENIPVLEVETLLYRHPAVSQVAIVAYPDERLGERACAFVVPRAGQAFDQAAMVDWLKAQKMALQYIPEKLVVRDALPATPAGKIQKFRLREMLRGDPS comes from the coding sequence ATGGATTTCGACGCCGTACTGATTGCGCCCCGCCGAGCCGCCAGCGTGGCGGCAGGCCACTGGCACGACCGCACCGTCAACGACTACCTTGCCGCCTGCGTGAGCGGCCGGCCCGACGCGCCGGCCCTGACTGCGGTAAGCCTCGACAGCGGCACCGTGGCCCGCTTTACCTGGTCCGAGCTGGACCGGATGGCCGACCGGGTGGCGGTGGGGCTGAGCCGCCTCGGCGTCGGTGCGCAGGATGTCGTGTCCTGCCAGTTGCCCAACGGCTGGCACCTGACGGTGCTGTACCTGGCGTGCGCACGGCTGGGCGCGGTGCTCAACCCGTTGATGCCGATCTTCCGCGAGCGCGAGTTGTCGTTCATGCTGGCGCATGCGCAAAGCAAGGTGATGGTGGTGCCGCAGGGTTTCCGGGGCTTCGGGCATGCGCAGATGGTGCAGGGCTTGCGCGACGTATTGCCGGCGCTGCGCCACGTCGTTGTCACGGGCGGCGCTGGAGCGGACAGCTTCGACGCATTGCTCAGCGGTCCGCGCTGGGAGGATGAGCCCGATGCGCCGGACATCCTGCTGCGCGGCCGCCCGGGCGCTGACGACGTCACGCAACTGATCTACACCTCCGGCACCACCGGCGAGCCCAAGGGCGTGATGCATAGCGCCAACACGCTGTTCTCCAATATCGTTGCCTATGCCGATCGGCTGCGCCTGACGGTCGACGATGTGGTGCTGATGGCCTCGCCGATGGCGCACCAGACTGGCTTCATGTACGGACTGATGATGCCGGTGATGCTGGGCGCGCATGCGGTGCTGCAGGACATCTGGGACCCGGCGCGCGCGGCCGCGCTGATCCGCGAGGAAGGCGTGACCTTCACCATGGGATCGACACCGTTCCTGACGGACCTTGCCCGCGTGGTGTCGGAGTCCGGCACGCCCGTGCCAAGCCTGCGCACCTTCCTGTGCGCCGGCGCGCCGATCCCGGGCGCGCTGGTGGAGAGCGCGCGCCTGGCGCTGGGCGCCACGATCGTGTCGGCGTGGGGCATGTCGGAGAACGGCGCGGTCACCACCACGCTGCCGGACGATCCCGACGCGCGCGCATCGACCACCGATGGTCGCCCGCTGCCGGGCGTGGAGGTGAGGGTGGTGGACGGCGCCGATGCCGACGTGCCCACCGGGGAGACCGGCCGCCTGCTGGTGCGGGCGTGTTCCAACTTCGGCGGTTACCTGAAGCGGCCACATCTGAACAGCACCGATGCCGATGGATGGTTCGACACCGGCGACCTGGCGCGGCTCGATGCGCACGGCTACCTGCGCATCGCCGGGCGCAGCAAGGACGTGATCATCCGCGGCGGCGAGAACATCCCCGTGCTCGAGGTCGAGACCCTGCTGTACCGCCATCCCGCGGTGTCGCAGGTGGCTATCGTCGCCTACCCGGATGAACGGCTGGGCGAGCGCGCCTGCGCCTTTGTCGTGCCGCGCGCCGGCCAGGCGTTCGACCAGGCGGCGATGGTGGACTGGCTCAAGGCGCAGAAGATGGCGCTGCAGTACATCCCCGAGAAGCTCGTGGTGCGGGACGCACTGCCGGCCACGCCCGCCGGGAAAATCCAGAAATTCCGGCTGCGCGAGATGCTGCGCGGCGACCCGTCCTGA
- a CDS encoding GYD domain-containing protein, producing MTRYIVLASFTDQGIRTVKDTTKRAAAVREMGARLGVQMKDIYWTLGEYDIVLTVEAPDDETMTSFGLTIGAAGNVRTQTLRAFNSDEMQGILGKMG from the coding sequence ATGACCCGCTACATCGTGCTAGCCAGCTTCACCGACCAGGGCATCCGCACTGTCAAGGACACCACCAAGCGCGCCGCCGCGGTGCGCGAGATGGGGGCGCGCCTGGGCGTGCAGATGAAAGACATCTACTGGACGCTGGGCGAATACGACATCGTGCTCACCGTCGAAGCGCCCGACGACGAGACCATGACCAGCTTCGGGCTGACCATCGGCGCGGCCGGCAACGTACGCACCCAAACCCTGCGCGCCTTCAACAGCGACGAGATGCAGGGCATTCTCGGCAAGATGGGCTGA
- the aliB gene encoding cyclohexanecarboxyl-CoA dehydrogenase, whose translation MNPYLDEDLMALAEHARRFADARVAPGYLERDQTRVLDRALMREMGEMGFIAPELPEACGGQGMGSLAAGVIHEAVARADLSLSYINLLASLNGQILAQHARPEIGGPWLQRLTRGEALLAIALTEPRGGSDAANLRLRMERDGDAYVLNGEKTSISAADQADAAVVFARTGPVDAGARGVSAMLVPMDLPGITRNRFDCHGQRAIGRGSIFFENVRVPASHLLGEEGQGFVQVMQGFDFSRALIGLQVLAVAQAALDETWAYVAERQAFGKPLSAFQGVSHPLADFQTQVTAARLLCLQTLWLKDHGQPHTAEAAMCKWWAPKLAYDVVHQCLLSFGHGGYDRGVMEQRLRDVLGFQIGDGTAQIMKTIIARGRAGREAVPA comes from the coding sequence ATGAACCCCTACCTTGACGAAGACCTGATGGCGCTGGCGGAGCATGCGCGCCGTTTTGCCGATGCGCGCGTGGCGCCTGGCTACCTGGAGCGGGACCAGACCCGCGTGCTGGACCGCGCGCTAATGCGCGAGATGGGCGAGATGGGCTTTATCGCGCCGGAACTGCCCGAGGCCTGCGGCGGCCAGGGCATGGGCTCGCTCGCGGCCGGCGTGATTCATGAAGCGGTGGCGCGCGCCGACCTGAGCCTGTCGTATATCAACCTGCTGGCTTCGCTCAACGGCCAGATCCTGGCACAGCACGCGCGTCCTGAAATCGGCGGGCCGTGGCTGCAGCGGCTCACGCGCGGCGAAGCGCTGCTGGCGATCGCGCTGACCGAGCCGCGCGGCGGCTCCGACGCGGCCAACCTGCGCCTGCGCATGGAGCGCGACGGCGACGCCTATGTGCTCAATGGCGAGAAGACTTCGATCTCCGCCGCGGACCAAGCCGATGCCGCGGTGGTCTTTGCCCGCACCGGCCCGGTCGATGCCGGCGCGCGCGGCGTCTCAGCCATGCTGGTGCCGATGGACCTGCCTGGCATCACTCGCAACCGTTTCGACTGCCACGGCCAGCGCGCCATCGGCCGCGGCTCGATCTTCTTCGAGAACGTGCGCGTGCCGGCCAGCCACCTGCTGGGCGAGGAAGGCCAGGGCTTCGTGCAGGTGATGCAGGGCTTCGACTTCTCGCGCGCGCTGATCGGCCTGCAGGTGCTGGCGGTGGCGCAGGCCGCGCTGGACGAGACCTGGGCCTACGTGGCGGAACGGCAGGCCTTTGGCAAGCCGCTTTCGGCCTTCCAGGGGGTCTCGCACCCGCTGGCCGATTTCCAGACCCAGGTGACCGCGGCCCGGCTGCTGTGCCTGCAGACGCTGTGGCTGAAGGACCATGGCCAGCCACACACCGCCGAAGCCGCGATGTGCAAGTGGTGGGCGCCCAAGCTGGCCTACGACGTGGTGCACCAGTGCCTGCTGTCCTTCGGCCACGGCGGCTATGACCGCGGCGTGATGGAGCAGCGGCTGCGCGATGTGCTCGGCTTCCAGATCGGCGACGGCACCGCGCAGATCATGAAGACCATCATTGCCCGCGGGCGCGCCGGGCGCGAAGCCGTGCCGGCCTGA
- a CDS encoding zinc-binding alcohol dehydrogenase family protein, protein MKAIGLTQYLPISDPRSLQDVEIDMPSPGGRDLLVKVEAVSVNPVDTKVRAPKAQVEPTPRVLGWDAAGTVAAVGPEVTLFKVGDPVYYAGSITRSGANAEFHLVDERIVGHKPASLDFANAAALPLTAITAWEALFDRLGISPKGDHAGSSVLIIGGAGGVGSIGIQLAKVLAGLTVIATASRPESQEWCRRLGADHTVDHRGDLPAQLKALGFAEVDYILCFNDIDGHFAAMTELVAPQGKICTIVSNTRPLPVELLKNKSATFVWEFMFTRAMFSTPDMVAQHRLLNEVARLVDAGRLQTTLGENLGSINAENLRRAHAMLEGGRTIGKLVLEGF, encoded by the coding sequence CAGCCCCGGCGGCCGCGACCTGCTGGTGAAGGTTGAGGCCGTCTCGGTCAACCCGGTCGACACCAAGGTGCGCGCGCCCAAGGCGCAGGTAGAGCCCACGCCGCGCGTGCTGGGCTGGGACGCGGCCGGCACTGTGGCGGCGGTGGGGCCGGAGGTGACCCTGTTCAAGGTCGGCGACCCGGTCTACTACGCGGGCAGCATCACGCGGTCCGGTGCCAACGCCGAATTCCACCTGGTCGATGAGCGCATCGTCGGCCACAAGCCCGCCTCGCTGGATTTCGCCAACGCGGCGGCGCTGCCGCTGACGGCGATCACCGCCTGGGAGGCTCTGTTCGACCGGCTGGGCATTTCGCCCAAGGGGGATCACGCCGGCAGCTCGGTGCTGATCATCGGCGGCGCGGGCGGCGTGGGCTCGATCGGCATCCAGTTGGCCAAGGTGCTGGCCGGGCTGACCGTGATCGCCACCGCGTCGCGGCCCGAGTCGCAGGAATGGTGCCGCCGCCTTGGCGCCGACCATACCGTTGACCATCGTGGCGACCTGCCGGCGCAGTTGAAGGCGCTGGGTTTTGCCGAGGTCGACTACATCCTCTGCTTCAACGATATCGACGGCCATTTCGCGGCGATGACTGAACTGGTCGCCCCGCAGGGCAAGATCTGCACGATCGTCTCGAATACGCGGCCGTTGCCGGTGGAATTGCTCAAGAACAAGAGCGCCACCTTCGTCTGGGAATTCATGTTCACGCGCGCCATGTTCAGCACGCCCGACATGGTCGCGCAGCATCGTCTGCTTAACGAGGTCGCGCGGCTGGTCGATGCCGGCCGCCTGCAGACCACGCTGGGCGAGAACCTGGGGAGCATCAACGCGGAGAACCTGCGGCGCGCGCACGCCATGCTGGAAGGCGGGCGGACCATCGGCAAGCTGGTGCTGGAAGGGTTCTGA